A genome region from Tolypothrix sp. PCC 7712 includes the following:
- a CDS encoding prolyl oligopeptidase family serine peptidase has translation MLTYPPSRKSNQVDNYHGTVVADPYRWLENPDSAETRSWIEAQNQVTSAYINQVPDKEKIRQRLTKLWNYERYSIPFKEGKSLGDNSTERYFYFKNDGLQNQSVLYTLKTLDSEPKVLLDPNKLSEDGTVALSGLSISNNAQLLAYSLSTSGSDWQEWKVRDIETGKDLPDHLKWIKFSDVSWTNDNQGFFYSRYDEPNNKTKLADTNYYQKLYYHRLGTPQSDDLLIYQRLDQKEWGFNGGVTEDGKFLIISVWLGTDSKNLVFYKDLTNPKSAVVELINQFEADYSFIEHDDSVFYFRTNLKAPRGRVVAIDIEKPAKENWQEIISQSAETLEGVSILNNQFVADYLKDARSQIKIFDLKGALVREVELPGIGSVDGFYGKRYDTETFYSFTSFTTPGTIYRYDMVTGKSEVFREPKVDFNPENYETKQVFYQSKDGTKVPMFITHKKGIKLDGNNPTYLYGYGGFNASMTPSFSVSLLVWMEMGGIHAMPNIRGGGEYGEEWHEAGMKFKKQNVFDDFIAAAEWLIANGYTKSAKLAIAGGSNGGLLVGACMTQRPDLFGAALAAVGVMDMLRFHKFTIGWAWTSEYGSPDNPEEFKALYAYSPLHNIKPGTAYPATLITTADHDDRVVPAHSFKFAATLQAAQAGNAPVLIRIETKAGHGAGKPTTKTIDELTDKWAFLVRTLDMKVAVTK, from the coding sequence AAATCCCGACTCGGCAGAAACCAGAAGTTGGATTGAGGCGCAAAATCAAGTTACGTCCGCCTATATAAATCAAGTTCCTGATAAAGAAAAAATTAGACAGCGCCTCACTAAATTATGGAATTACGAAAGATACAGTATTCCATTTAAAGAAGGCAAATCTCTGGGAGATAATTCTACCGAACGTTATTTTTATTTCAAAAATGATGGGCTGCAAAATCAAAGCGTTCTCTACACTCTAAAAACTCTTGATTCTGAACCAAAAGTTTTACTTGACCCCAACAAACTTTCCGAAGATGGGACAGTGGCTCTTTCTGGATTATCTATTAGTAACAATGCTCAATTATTAGCTTACAGTTTATCTACATCTGGTTCTGATTGGCAAGAGTGGAAAGTTCGCGATATTGAAACAGGTAAAGATTTACCAGACCATCTGAAATGGATAAAATTTTCTGATGTTTCTTGGACAAATGATAATCAAGGATTTTTTTATAGCCGCTATGACGAACCAAATAATAAAACTAAATTAGCAGATACCAACTATTATCAAAAGCTTTATTATCATCGCTTAGGTACTCCACAATCAGATGATTTGTTAATTTATCAACGTCTTGACCAGAAAGAATGGGGTTTTAATGGTGGAGTTACAGAAGATGGCAAATTTTTAATCATATCAGTTTGGTTAGGAACTGATTCTAAAAATTTAGTTTTTTATAAAGATTTAACTAATCCTAAATCGGCAGTTGTAGAACTGATTAACCAATTTGAGGCAGATTACAGTTTTATTGAGCATGATGATAGTGTTTTTTATTTTCGTACCAATTTAAAAGCTCCACGGGGCAGAGTTGTTGCGATTGATATTGAAAAGCCAGCAAAGGAAAACTGGCAAGAAATTATTTCCCAGTCAGCAGAAACTTTAGAAGGTGTCAGTATTTTAAATAATCAGTTTGTTGCTGATTATCTTAAAGATGCGCGCAGCCAAATTAAAATTTTTGACCTGAAAGGTGCATTAGTCCGGGAAGTAGAACTACCAGGAATTGGCTCAGTAGATGGCTTTTATGGCAAGCGCTATGATACCGAAACTTTTTATAGTTTCACGAGCTTTACGACACCAGGCACCATCTATCGCTATGATATGGTGACGGGTAAAAGTGAGGTTTTTCGGGAACCAAAGGTAGATTTTAATCCCGAAAATTACGAAACTAAACAAGTATTTTATCAAAGCAAAGATGGCACCAAAGTGCCAATGTTTATCACTCATAAAAAAGGCATTAAGTTAGACGGGAATAATCCTACATATCTTTATGGTTATGGTGGTTTTAATGCCTCAATGACACCGAGTTTTTCTGTAAGCCTTTTGGTTTGGATGGAAATGGGTGGTATCCATGCAATGCCTAATATCCGCGGTGGTGGGGAGTATGGTGAAGAATGGCACGAAGCCGGAATGAAGTTTAAAAAGCAAAATGTCTTTGATGACTTTATTGCTGCGGCTGAGTGGCTAATCGCCAATGGTTATACCAAATCTGCAAAACTAGCGATCGCAGGTGGTAGTAATGGCGGTTTATTGGTGGGTGCTTGTATGACTCAGCGTCCCGATTTGTTTGGTGCAGCTTTAGCAGCAGTTGGGGTAATGGATATGTTGCGATTCCACAAATTTACCATCGGTTGGGCTTGGACTTCGGAATATGGTTCGCCAGATAACCCAGAAGAATTTAAAGCACTATATGCCTATTCACCATTGCACAACATTAAACCAGGGACAGCTTACCCAGCAACCTTGATTACTACAGCCGATCATGACGATCGCGTGGTTCCTGCTCATAGTTTCAAATTTGCGGCGACTTTGCAAGCTGCTCAAGCTGGTAATGCGCCTGTACTCATTAGAATTGAGACTAAAGCCGGACATGGTGCAGGTAAACCCACAACTAAAACTATTGACGAACTAACAGATAAGTGGGCGTTTTTGGTACGGACTTTGGATATGAAAGTTGCTGTTACAAAGTAG